From Temnothorax longispinosus isolate EJ_2023e chromosome 3, Tlon_JGU_v1, whole genome shotgun sequence, one genomic window encodes:
- the LOC139809605 gene encoding uncharacterized protein, with the protein MKSEHIRLHHCPPTQLLSAVRYRFWPLSGLREARKVIKACLPCYRFRPTFPEVKMGDLPAQQVSGFSRPFVTTGVNYAGPLQIRESRRRGRVHVSKGYVAVFTCFSTKAVHLELVTDLTSEAFIAALRRFTARRGICSQLFSDNATNFVGAAQELKEIYEFLEKEKVEIETYLASQCIKWNFIPPRTPNFGGLWEAAVKALKRHLYTLTQGLTLTYEEYNTLLTEIEAILNSRPLTPLSSDPADLSVLTLSHFFIGDSLIQSVQQDWTETPDNKLSRWQHLQKFRQKFWLRWQTEYLQEL; encoded by the coding sequence ATGAAGAGCGAACACATACGTTTACACCACTGTCCACCTACTCAGTTATTGAGTGCTGTACGATACAGGTTCTGGCCGTTAAGCGGTCTAAGAGAAGCTCGAAAGGTAATAAAAGCTTGTCTGCCTTGCTATCGTTTCAGACCGACGTTCCCTGAAGTAAAAATGGGAGATCTACCAGCTCAGCAAGTTAGCGGATTCTCGCGCCCATTCGTGACTACCGGCGTAAACTATGCCGGTCCTCTCCAAATTCGAGAAAGTCGACGGCGTGGAAGAGTTCACGTATCCAAGGGCTACGTAGCAGTATTCACGTGCTTTAGTACAAAAGCCGTGCATCTAGAATTAGTGACCGATCTCACCAGTGAAGCATTTATCGCAGCTTTACGAAGATTCACCGCGCGAAGAGGGATCTGTTCGCAGCTCTTCTCTGACAACGCAACGAATTTTGTTGGTGCGGCTCAGGAGCTGAAAGAAATCTACGAGTTtctagagaaagaaaaggtcGAAATAGAGACATATCTCGCGAGTCAATGTATAAAATGGAATTTCATTCCGCCACGCACTCCAAATTTCGGTGGTTTATGGGAGGCGGCGGTGAAAGCCTTGAAGCGTCATCTCTACACACTGACGCAAGGTTTAACGCTTACTTACGAAGAATATAACACGCTTTTGACTGAAATAGAAGCCATTCTAAATTCCAGACCCCTGACCCCTCTGTCGAGTGATCCAGCGGATCTGTCAGTCCTCACTCTTTCCCATTTCTTTATTGGCGATTCTCTAATACAGTCCGTTCAGCAAGATTGGACCGAGACTCCAGATAATAAACTATCAAGATGGCAACACCTGCAAAAGTTTCGTCAAAAATTTTGGCTTCGATGGCAAACGGAGTATCTACAAGAACTATAG
- the LOC139809608 gene encoding uncharacterized protein: protein MTADMAMMYRQILVAKPDRVLQRILWRRSPSELIMLCELNTVTYGQASAGFLAISCLRKLAAEAKDLPLAAEALEEETYMDDVQTGADTLKEAIEMQRQLSELLARGQFYFRKWRANDSRILQHLSEACKTDKLLVLDKEEAQKTLSLLWNAAEDCLQYKVEIEETKVTTKRTLLSKISQVFDPLGLIAPLLINGKCIMQRLWLLEIGWDQTLPPEFLSTWEKYYTSLPRVNELRIPRNVIPANSSKKFDILGFGDASEKAYGACLYAVSIDKSRKVQSHLICAKSKVAPLKTISLPRLELEAALLSDLYHTAKKAYGDRIRTVRLWSDNTIVLGWINTQPNVLKTFVANRVSKIQLLTKNIEWYHVPSEDNPADMLSRGIEVDRLIEDKLWWHGPQWMTEENQWPKNMKAPDTVLPEMKPVTVALVTTTAEEILERFSSYSKLQRVISYCLRWRSSSRAGPRNRPVTVEELRNAEKIIARMVQQEAFSQEVPDLENGQEVHRYVRRSKASDYSTR from the coding sequence ATGACGGCGGACATGGCCATGATGTACAGGCAGATTTTGGTGGCCAAGCCAGATCGTGTACTTCAGCGCATACTATGGAGAAGAAGTCCGAGCGAACTCATCATGTTATGTGAGCTGAACACTGTGACCTACGGCCAGGCAAGTGCGGGTTTTCTAGCCATTAGCTGTCTGAGGAAGTTAGCTGCAGAAGCAAAAGATTTGCCACTCGCGGCAGAAGCATTGGAAGAAGAAACCTACATGGACGACGTCCAAACAGGAGCTGATACATTGAAAGAAGCAATCGAGATGCAAAGACAACTGTCCGAGTTATTAGCACGAGGACAATTCTATTTTCGAAAATGGAGAGCTAATGATTCGAGAATACTACAACATCTCAGCGAGGCATGTAAAACTGATAAGCTGCTGGTGTTAGACAAGGAAGAAGCTCAAAAAACTCTAAGCTTGCTCTGGAATGCGGCAGAAGACTGCCTGCAATATAAGGTAGAGATTGAGGAGACAAAGGTCACAACAAAGCGTACTTTACTCTCGAAGATCTCGCAAGTATTTGATCCGCTGGGATTGATAGCGCCGCTACTCATTAACGGCAAGTGCATCATGCAACGATTATGGCTGCTTGAAATTGGTTGGGATCAAACTCTTCCTCCGGAGTTTCTATCGACTTGGGAAAAGTACTATACTTCCTTGCCAAGAGTCAATGAATTACGCATACCGAGAAACGTCATACCTGCTAATTCATCAAAGAAGTTCGATATTTTGGGATTTGGAGACGCGTCCGAAAAGGCCTACGGTGCTTGTTTATACGCTGTGAGCATAGACAAATCGAGAAAGGTACAATCTCATCTCATCTGCGCAAAGTCCAAAGTGGCCCCGTTAAAAACTATATCCTTGCCACGTTTGGAGCTAGAAGCTGCTCTATTATCTGATCTTTATCATACTGCAAAAAAGGCTTACGGCGATCGTATTCGTACAGTGCGACTATGGAGCGACAATACCATAGTCCTCGGTTGGATCAATACTCAACCCAACGTGTTAAAAACATTCGTGGCTAATCGCGTATCGAAGATACAACTGCTAACGAAGAATATAGAATGGTACCACGTGCCCTCTGAAGATAATCCGGCAGATATGCTGTCGAGAGGAATAGAAGTTGACCGATTAATCGAAGATAAACTGTGGTGGCATGGACCTCAGTGGATGACGGAAGAAAATCAATGGCCGAAAAACATGAAAGCGCCTGATACGGTACTACCGGAGATGAAACCAGTAACTGTAGCATTAGTGACGACTACAGCAGAGGAGATTCTCGAGAGATTCTCTTCTTATAGCAAACTGCAAAGAGTTATCTCTTACTGTCTTCGATGGAGAAGCAGCAGTCGAGCAGGTCCACGAAATCGCCCTGTCACTGTGGAAGAACTAAGAAATGCCGAAAAAATCATAGCAAGAATGGTGCAACAAGAGGCATTCTCGCAAGAGGTTCCAGACTTAGAAAACGGTCAAGAAGTACATCGCTATGTCCGAAGATCAAAAGCATCAGATTATTCTACCCGCTAA
- the LOC139809609 gene encoding uncharacterized protein: MRHNTLLHRDTESQTKAESEPDTTAVVTYCADKSIEKSRSSKKIEDEEYITNIHCVHKPTSSIILSTARVHAYDVDGNPQICRVLLDPGSQSNLITESFARQLKLRHKTEHRPISGINLAKTNASKVVTVRIESLQEDFSTNLECLILLNITEQLPQSRIDITQIAMPKSIRLADPVFDKPGQINLLVGAGLYWKILVGNPRNQVSGQPALQNTRLGWIIGGEIPGKQSKSSMTHLSITNEMLSRQIERFWKQEEFPEIPQYTEEEKYCKEYFANTVKREPDDRFVVRLPLRSEVILGGSKEQAYRRLLSLERRFSKDPEFQKEYVKFMDDI, from the coding sequence ATGCGTCATAACACTTTGTTGCACAGAGATACAGAGTCGCAGACGAAAGCGGAAAGTGAACCGGACACAACGGCAGTGGTTACGTACTGTGCAGATAAATCCATTGAAAAGTCAAGATCATCAAAGAAGATCGAAGATGAAGAATACATAACAAATATTCATTGCGTCCATAAGCCGACATCGAGCATCATTCTTTCAACGGCACGGGTGCATGCTTACGACGTCGACGGAAATCCTCAGATATGTCGAGTACTGTTGGATCCAGGGTCACAGTCGAATCTGATAACGGAAAGTTTCGCAAGACAGCTGAAATTGAGGCATAAAACGGAACATCGACCCATCAGCGGTATAAATCTAGCAAAGACGAACGCCAGCAAGGTAGTCACAGTTCGAATAGAATCACTTCAAGAGGACTTCTCGACGAATCTTGAATGCTTGATACTGCTAAACATTACGGAGCAGTTACCACAAAGTCGAATCGACATAACGCAGATAGCAATGCCGAAGAGCATACGCTTAGCAGACCCAGTGTTTGACAAACCTGGTCAAATAAATCTACTAGTAGGAGCAGGACTTTATTGGAAGATCCTCGTCGGCAACCCGAGAAATCAAGTTTCTGGACAACCAGCTCTACAAAATACGCGCTTAGGTTGGATAATCGGAGGTGAAATACCTGGAAAGCAATCGAAATCATCAATGACGCACTTATCGATCACGAATGAGATGCTGAGCAGACAAATCGAACGATTTTGGAAGCAAGAAGAGTTTCCGGAAATCCCTCAATACACCGAAGAAGAAAAGTATTGCAAGGAATACTTTGCAAATACAGTCAAGCGAGAACCAGACGATCGATTCGTTGTGCGACTACCGCTGCGATCAGAGGTCATTCTAGGAGGTTCAAAGGAGCAGGCATATCGACGGTTATTGTCGCTCGAACGAAGATTCTCAAAGGATCCAGAATTTCAGAAGGAGTATGTCAAATTTATGGATGATATCTAA